One genomic segment of Zymoseptoria tritici IPO323 chromosome 5, whole genome shotgun sequence includes these proteins:
- a CDS encoding putative endo alpha-1,4 polygalactosaminidase precusor (putative polygalactosaminidase reductase, belongs to DUF297 superfamily. Secreted), whose translation MKFTTLVLTAASLLTSSFTSAGATVPSFRLKPTPNTSWNIQLSSVPTLSSATTSPKPAIYDVDLIDTPASLISSLHAANISVICYFSAGSYENWRSDASSWPKAALGKDMDGWEGEKWVDVRSSGVRDVMKKRIALAKSKGCDGVDPDNIDGYNNDSGFPLTQSDAISFVTFLSTTAHAAGLSYGLKNGGDIVPQVVNLAEWVINEECTFYNECELYKPFIDAGKAVLHIEYPDTKKKLSEKQFIEFACKGKNQSGFSTLVKKRNLDGWTRRC comes from the exons ATGAAGTTCACCACCCTCGtcctcaccgccgcctccctcctcacctctTCTTTCACCTCAGCCGGAGCAACAGTCCCCTCGTTCCGCCTCAAACCCACGCCCAACACATCCTGGAACATCCAACTATCCTCTGTCCcaaccctctcctccgccacaaCTTCTCCCAAACCCGCTATCTATGATGTGGACCTCATCGACACCCCTGCTTCACTCATCTCCTCCCTGCATGCAGCCAACATATCGGTGATCTGCTACTTCTCCGCGGGGTCATATGAGAACTGGCGGAGCGATGCGTCTTCATGGCCAAAAGCCGCACTGGGAAAGGACATGGATGGCTGGGAGGGCGAGAAGTGGGTTGACGTCCGGTCCTCGGGAGTGAGAGATGTGATGAAGAAACGTATCGCACTTGCCAAAAGTAAAGGATGTGATGGCGTTGATCCGGAT AACATCGACGGCTACAACAACGACTCCGGCTTCCCTCTCACTCAAAGTGACGCAATCTCCTTCGTGACCTTTCTCTCTACCACCGCGCATGCAGCTGGCCTCTCCTACGGCCTCAAGAATGGCGGCGATATCGTTCCCCAGGTCGTTAACCTTGCTGAATGG GTGATCAATGAAGAGTGCACCTTCTACAATGAGTGCGAGTTGTACAAGCCGTTCATCGATGCCGGCAAGGCGGTGTTACACATCGAGTACCCGgatacgaagaagaagctcagCGAGAAGCAGTTTATCGAGTTCGCATGCAAAGGCAAGAACCAGAGTGGTTTCTCGACGTTGGTGAAGAAAAGGAACCTCGATGgttggacgaggaggtgTTAG